A genomic segment from Perca flavescens isolate YP-PL-M2 chromosome 13, PFLA_1.0, whole genome shotgun sequence encodes:
- the il12bb gene encoding interleukin-12 subunit beta, which produces MRALFLIVLYAGLCYASSDSDQENIQIIMDNVLVLRVPNDLGSRVYVPLSCGEAYQNQPVVWKKNGEEIEPALQGNQVKVLVEEMNGGNYTCHLSPDGEYLNHTVILIQLEPDNRTVILEEFPEEGAGHIHCSAPNYNGSFHCTWRRSTSRSNAAVLLVKAERNSEKIPCELDADGSGIHCKDASCPYREEQHRVSLTIYIHSDSRLEAYTKTFYLRDIVRPAKIINLRISDGKEFSWNYPENWEKPCTYFSLQFEVKVVKKGFPCHSTNEIMNNTTDKMTYTVNIKSNKYVFCVRAQDKYTNGPFSHWSHCTVDKHTVCT; this is translated from the exons ATGCGTGCATTGTTCCTTATAGTCCTGTATGCTGGATTGTGCTACGCCAGCTCTGACAGCGACCAAGAAAACATACAGATTATAATGGATAATG TTCTGGTCCTGAGAGTGCCCAATGATCTGGGCAGCCGTGTGTATGTTCCTCTGAGCTGTGGAGAAGCTTATCAAAACCAGCCTGTGGTTTGGAAGAAAAACG GCGAGGAGATTGAACCAGCTCTGCAGGGGAACCAGGTCAAGGTCCTGGTGGAGGAGATGAATGGAGGAAACTACACTTGTCACCTCAGTCCAGATGGAGAATACCTCAACCACACTGTTATCCTGATCCAACTAGAGCCAGACAACAGGACTGTCATTCTGGAAGAATTCCCTGAAGAGG GTGCAGGTCACATCCACTGTTCAGCCCCCAACTATAACGGCTCCTTCCACTGCACCTGGAGAAGATCAACTAGCAGATCCAACGCTGCTGTGCTCCTGGTGAAGGCAGAACG TAATTCAGAAAAGATTCCCTGTGAGCTGGATGCTGATGGATCAGGAATTCACTGCAAGGATGCCAGCTGCCCATATAGAGAGGAACAGCACCGTGTCTCCCTCACCATCTACATACACAGCGACTCTCGCCTCGAGGCTTACACAAAGACTTTCTACCTGAGAGACATTG TGAGGCCAGCTAAAATCATTAACCTGCGCATCAGTGATGGGAAGGAGTTCAGCTGGAACTACCCTGAAAACTGGGAGAAGCCTTGCACCTACTTTAGTCTGCAGTTCGAGGTCAAGGTGGTCAAAAAAGGATTTCCCTGTCACAGTACAAATGAAATAATG AATAACACCACTGACAAAATGACATATACGGTCAACATCAAATCCAATAAGTATGTTTTCTGTGTGCGAGCTCAGGACAAATACaccaacgggccatttagccaCTGGAGCCACTGCAC AGTGGATAAACATACAGTCTGCACCTAG
- the ubtd2 gene encoding ubiquitin domain-containing protein 2: protein MGGCVGSHHDSSGSLNENSDGTGVALGRNQPLKRERPKWKSDYPMTEGQLRSKRDEFWDTAPAFEGRKEIWDALRAAASAFESNDHLLAQAILDGASITLPHGALTECYDELGNRYQLPVYCLSPPVNMIEERSDEREGSDPDSGAADPSTGSASDAGSGGECQLRLRLSTGRDLRLVVRSADTVGMMKRRLHSQEGVPAATQRWFFSGRPLTDRLRLDQLNISRDYVVQVILSQPPQPEPASTPGHTPEASGPVAALPQEPTPVEN from the exons ATGGGTGGCTGTGTCGGGAGCCACCACGACTCCTCGGGCAGCTTAAACGAGAACTCGGACGGCACAGGAG TGGCTCTAGGGCGTAACCAGCCCCTGAAGAGAGAGCGGCCTAAATGGAAAAGTGACTACCCGATGACTGAAGGCCAGCTGCGCAGCAAGAGAGATGAGTTCTGGGATACGGCGCCAGCATTTGAGGGCCGGAAGGAAATCTGGGATGCGCTGCGAGCTGCGGCCAGCGCATTTGAGAGCAATGACCACCTGCTGGCTCAGGCCATCCTCGACGGGGCCAGCATCACACTGCCGCACG GAGCTCTGACTGAATGTTATGATGAATTGGGGAATCGATACCAGCTGCCAGTCTActgcctctctcctcccgtCAACATGATTGAAGAGCGCTCTGACGAGCGTGAAGGTTCCGATCCAGACTCCGGGGCCGCAGACCCGTCCACGGGAAGCGCCAGCGACGCCGGCTCAGGGGGGGAGTGCCAGCTTCGGCTCCGGCTCTCCACGGGTCGCGACCTCCGGCTGGTGGTCCGTTCCGCGGACACAGTGGGCATGATGAAGCGCCGTCTACATAGTCAGGAGGGCGTGCCTGCCGCAACCCAACGCTGGTTTTTCTCAGGTCGGCCACTGACAGACAGGCTGCGCTTGGACCAACTCAACATCTCCAGGGACTATGTAGTGCAGGTTATCCTCAGCCAGCCGCCACAGCCAGAGCCGGCGTCAACACCAGGACACACACCTGAAGCCTCTGGGCCAGTGGCAGCACTGCCGCAAGAGCCTACACCGGTGGAGAATTAA